AAGATTTATTTCCGTCATATTTTTTGCTTTTTCTACTGATTCTTCAAGAGGTTCAAATCCCTGAGGAGTAGCTATATTGATTTTAGCTCCTGTTAAGGCAGAGGCTTCAATAAGAGAGTTTGCTACATTATTGCCATCTCCAATATAGGCAATTTTAATTCCTTCAAGATAGCCCTTTTTCTCAAAGATAGTCATCATGTCTGCCATAGCCTGACAAGGATGATGGCTATCAGTGAGAGCATTTATAACAGGAACATCTGACCATTTTGCAAATTCTTCAATTATACTATGAGAAAAGGTTCTTATTACAACAGCATTTAAGTAGCGTGACAGAACCTGAGCAGTGTCTTTTACTGTTTCTCCCCTTGAAAGTTGTAATTCTCTTTGGCTTAAATAAACAGGATGTCCACCAAGCTGATAAATAGCCACTTCAAAGGAAACTCTTGTTCTTGTTGAAGGTTTTTCAAAAATCATACCTACACATTTGCCAATGAGAGGATATTTTAAATAATCTTTATTTGACTTAAGCTCTATAGCTCTTTTTATTAGGAAAAGGAATTCCTGTTTATCAAAATCAAATACTCTCAGGTAATCTCTTTTCAAACTGATACCTCCTTCAGAGCTTTATCAACTATTGATATTGCCTCATCTATGTTTTCTTTTTCAATAATTAAAGGAGGTGTGAATCTAATCACAGAACCATCTCCTGCTGTGCCGATAAGTAGTCCCTTTTCCATACATTTTTTAACTATTTCTGTAGCACTAAATGTTAGTTCTACTCCTATGAGAAGTCCCATTCCTCTTATTTCTTTTATTTTTTCAGGATATTTATCTTTTATTGAATTTAGTTTCTTCATAAAATATTTGGACATTCTCTGACAATAGTCAAGTAAATAGCCATCTTCAAGCACTGTTTCAAGTGTTGCTACAGCAGATGCACAGGCAACAGGATTTCCACCAAAGGTTGAGGCATGGGTTTTTGAAGTAAATGCGCTGGCAATTTCTTCCTTTGTAAGTATGGCTCCGATTGGAATTCCACCACCAAGTCCTTTTGCAAGAGTCATAATGTCCGGTTCAATCCCAAAATGTTCATAAGCAAAAAGTTTTCCTGTTCTGCCTATGCCTGTTTGAACTTCGTCAAGAATTAGAAGAATACCCTTTTTGTCGCAGATTTCTCTTACCTTGGGTAGATAGTTTTTATCAGGAACATTTATGCCTCCCTCTGCTTGAATAGGTTCAAGAATAACTGCACAGGTTTTTTCAGTTATAGCATTAGCAATAGCATCAGGATCATTAAATGGAACAAATTTTATTCCCTTTAAAAGAGGCTCAAAGCCGTGATGATACTTTTCCTGCCCAGTTACACTAAGGCTTCCGAATGTTCTGCCATGAAAGGAATTATAGGCAGAAATAAACTCATATCGCTCTTTACCATATTTGTTTTTCATATATATTCTTGCAAGTTTTAGTGCGCCTTCGTTTGCTTCTGTCCCTGAATTGCAGAAAAATACTCTATCTGCAAAGGAATTTTTTATCAATATTTGTGCAAGAGCAAGTTGGGGCTCAGTATAGTAAAGGTTTGATACGTGAATGAGTCTTTGCACCTGTTTCTGGACTGCCATTACTACTTTTCTTGGGCAGTGTCCAAGAACATTAACTGCAATTCCTGCAAGAAAATCAAGATATTCCTTGCCATTTATATCCCATACCTTTACGCCACGTCCTTTTCTCAACACCAATGGGTATCTTGAGTAAGTAGGAATAAAGAGTTTTTCTGAAAGTTTTATTATTTCCTTTTCTTCCATAAAGCTTTATAATACCATA
The Thermodesulfovibrio yellowstonii DSM 11347 DNA segment above includes these coding regions:
- the argF gene encoding ornithine carbamoyltransferase encodes the protein MKRDYLRVFDFDKQEFLFLIKRAIELKSNKDYLKYPLIGKCVGMIFEKPSTRTRVSFEVAIYQLGGHPVYLSQRELQLSRGETVKDTAQVLSRYLNAVVIRTFSHSIIEEFAKWSDVPVINALTDSHHPCQAMADMMTIFEKKGYLEGIKIAYIGDGNNVANSLIEASALTGAKINIATPQGFEPLEESVEKAKNMTEINLFNDPYEAALDADVIYTDVWLSMGEEQHTEKKEKFKNFQINSILLKKAKKDAIVMHCLPAHRGEEITDEVLDGPQSVVLDQAENRLHTEKAILEFLLNL
- a CDS encoding acetylornithine transaminase → MEEKEIIKLSEKLFIPTYSRYPLVLRKGRGVKVWDINGKEYLDFLAGIAVNVLGHCPRKVVMAVQKQVQRLIHVSNLYYTEPQLALAQILIKNSFADRVFFCNSGTEANEGALKLARIYMKNKYGKERYEFISAYNSFHGRTFGSLSVTGQEKYHHGFEPLLKGIKFVPFNDPDAIANAITEKTCAVILEPIQAEGGINVPDKNYLPKVREICDKKGILLILDEVQTGIGRTGKLFAYEHFGIEPDIMTLAKGLGGGIPIGAILTKEEIASAFTSKTHASTFGGNPVACASAVATLETVLEDGYLLDYCQRMSKYFMKKLNSIKDKYPEKIKEIRGMGLLIGVELTFSATEIVKKCMEKGLLIGTAGDGSVIRFTPPLIIEKENIDEAISIVDKALKEVSV